A part of Oncorhynchus clarkii lewisi isolate Uvic-CL-2024 chromosome 17, UVic_Ocla_1.0, whole genome shotgun sequence genomic DNA contains:
- the LOC139370964 gene encoding protein canopy homolog 2-like isoform X1, translated as MSYHLQSLARCVLLVLLVSHCQGARQGQDLKCGACRAMVDEMEWAISQVDPKKMIQTGSFRINPDGSQSIREVPFARSEGNLLELMEEVCERMKDYGERVDPTTSRKTYERVTSRNGKSMDLSEAKLDSRVTSSLKYACETIVEQHEDEVIEFFAHETDNVKDKLCSKRTDLCDHALQVPHDEL; from the exons ATGTCTTATCACTTGCAATCACTTGCTCGATGTGTGTTACTTGTTCTCCTTGTAAGCCACTGCCAAGGAGCCAGGCAGGGACAGGATCTCAAATGTGGAG CATGTAGGGCCATGGTGGATGAGATGGAGTGGGCGATATCCCAGGTGGATCCTAAGAAAATGATCCAGACAGGGTCTTTCAGAATTAACCCGGATGGTAGCCAGTCTATTCGAGAG GTTCCCTTCGCCCGCTCGGAAGGTAACCTCCTAGAGCTGATGGAGGAGGTGTGTGAGCGGATGAAGGATTACGGGGAACGTGTGGACCCCACCACCAGCAGGAAGACCTACGAAAGGGTCACGTCTCGGAACGGCAAATCCATGGACCTCTCAGAGGCTAAACTGGATTCCAGAGTCACATCCAGCCTGAAATATGCT TGTGAGACCATCGTTGAACAACATGAAGATGAGGTCATCGAATTCTTTGCACATGAAACGGACAACGTCAAAGACAAACTCTGCAGCAAGAGAACAG
- the LOC139370964 gene encoding protein canopy homolog 2-like isoform X2 has protein sequence MMSYHLQSLARCVLLVLLVSHCQGARQGQDLKCGACRAMVDEMEWAISQVDPKKMIQTGSFRINPDGSQSIREVPFARSEGNLLELMEEVCERMKDYGERVDPTTSRKTYERVTSRNGKSMDLSEAKLDSRVTSSLKYACETIVEQHEDEVIEFFAHETDNVKDKLCSKRTDLCDHALQVPHDEL, from the exons ATGATGTCTTATCACTTGCAATCACTTGCTCGATGTGTGTTACTTGTTCTCCTTGTAAGCCACTGCCAAGGAGCCAGGCAGGGACAGGATCTCAAATGTGGAG CATGTAGGGCCATGGTGGATGAGATGGAGTGGGCGATATCCCAGGTGGATCCTAAGAAAATGATCCAGACAGGGTCTTTCAGAATTAACCCGGATGGTAGCCAGTCTATTCGAGAG GTTCCCTTCGCCCGCTCGGAAGGTAACCTCCTAGAGCTGATGGAGGAGGTGTGTGAGCGGATGAAGGATTACGGGGAACGTGTGGACCCCACCACCAGCAGGAAGACCTACGAAAGGGTCACGTCTCGGAACGGCAAATCCATGGACCTCTCAGAGGCTAAACTGGATTCCAGAGTCACATCCAGCCTGAAATATGCT TGTGAGACCATCGTTGAACAACATGAAGATGAGGTCATCGAATTCTTTGCACATGAAACGGACAACGTCAAAGACAAACTCTGCAGCAAGAGAACAG